The following coding sequences lie in one Thalassoglobus polymorphus genomic window:
- a CDS encoding DUF5682 family protein, translating into MSQSTVFGIRHHGPGCARSVRAALDELKPDVVALEGPADAEIALPLVNHDEMIPPVSMLIYPKDEPRRSVSFPLTDFSPEWQVLKWAGENKVPVRLMDLPMSHRLALDKQLEKQDEKRAPESPDLAEKKASEFRADPIALLAEAAGYADHELWWEEQIERREDATGLFEAILEAMQTIREEYPETRESDLLREAFMRKTIRKIRKETVGHVAIVCGAWHSPVLTEEALNGKIDGCKIKDDTARLKGLPKLKTTATWIPWTHSRLSYRSGYGAGVDSPGWYSHIWESPQDAPLRWLTNAARLLREKDLDASSASVIEASRLAETLAALRDLRSPGLRELNESILTVFCQGDDSPLRLIRKRLEIGDKLGSVPDETPSVPLAENLAKLQKSLRMKPSTEKKLLDLDLRKEIGRERSHLLHRLNMLEVSWGVWEESGGGDSTFHEIWQLEWQPEFAVAIIEANVWGNTVELAATHRTVQRGRDAQSIQELTELLHSAILADLQSAIPELLEIIRVQASVSADVRHLMEAVLPLARIARYSDVRKTEAANVLPILDGMFDRILVGLISACLALDDSAAETMLEGLSKAQQAIDLLGDETLQSEWNVRLRKLLTSKVNGLLRGWACRLLLEKDEIEKEEFDRLTRLELSPVTETSVAATWLTGLLKGSGLLLVHQETLWEIFDEWLRRLKVETFVEMLPVLRRAFSDFNTAERRQMGEKVKFLTDRRSTIVDSTESENGDEINHERAAKVLPVLTEIMGGDLK; encoded by the coding sequence GTGAGTCAGAGCACGGTTTTTGGAATTCGACATCATGGGCCGGGATGCGCCCGGAGTGTTCGGGCTGCGCTTGATGAATTGAAACCAGATGTGGTGGCTCTTGAAGGTCCGGCCGATGCGGAAATCGCGCTGCCGCTGGTCAATCATGATGAGATGATCCCTCCCGTTTCGATGTTGATCTATCCGAAAGATGAACCTCGACGGTCGGTCAGTTTCCCGTTGACCGATTTCTCGCCGGAATGGCAGGTTTTGAAGTGGGCTGGGGAGAACAAAGTTCCGGTTCGGTTGATGGACTTGCCGATGTCGCATCGCCTGGCACTCGATAAACAGCTTGAAAAACAGGATGAAAAGAGAGCCCCTGAATCCCCCGATCTGGCGGAGAAGAAAGCCTCTGAGTTCCGGGCTGATCCAATCGCGCTGCTTGCTGAGGCAGCTGGCTACGCGGATCATGAACTTTGGTGGGAAGAGCAAATTGAACGTCGCGAAGATGCAACCGGCCTCTTCGAGGCGATTCTCGAAGCCATGCAAACGATACGCGAGGAGTACCCGGAAACTCGCGAAAGTGACTTGCTTCGTGAAGCGTTCATGCGCAAGACAATTCGAAAAATCCGTAAAGAAACAGTTGGGCATGTTGCGATTGTTTGCGGTGCCTGGCATTCACCGGTGCTTACAGAAGAAGCTCTCAACGGGAAAATCGATGGTTGCAAAATCAAAGATGATACAGCCCGGCTGAAAGGGTTGCCGAAGCTGAAGACGACCGCCACCTGGATTCCGTGGACACATTCTCGATTGAGCTACCGTAGCGGCTACGGAGCCGGAGTCGATTCGCCCGGATGGTACTCACACATTTGGGAGTCTCCACAAGATGCTCCTCTGCGTTGGCTGACAAATGCTGCCCGCCTGTTGCGTGAAAAGGATCTCGACGCCTCTTCTGCAAGCGTAATTGAAGCATCGCGGCTTGCCGAAACTCTTGCTGCCCTTCGCGACTTAAGATCGCCCGGTTTAAGGGAATTGAATGAATCGATCCTGACTGTTTTCTGCCAAGGTGACGACAGCCCGCTCAGGCTGATCCGTAAACGATTGGAAATCGGCGACAAGCTCGGATCGGTTCCCGATGAAACACCTTCTGTTCCACTCGCAGAGAACCTTGCGAAACTGCAAAAGTCGCTGAGGATGAAACCTTCGACGGAGAAGAAACTTCTGGATCTCGATCTACGAAAGGAGATCGGTCGAGAGAGAAGCCACCTGCTCCATCGGCTCAATATGTTAGAGGTCTCGTGGGGAGTCTGGGAAGAATCGGGTGGCGGTGATTCGACGTTCCATGAAATCTGGCAACTCGAATGGCAGCCTGAATTTGCTGTCGCCATCATCGAAGCAAATGTCTGGGGGAATACGGTTGAATTGGCTGCGACCCACCGTACGGTTCAGCGAGGACGAGATGCCCAGAGCATCCAGGAACTGACTGAGCTTCTTCATTCTGCCATACTGGCTGACTTGCAATCGGCGATTCCTGAGCTTCTCGAAATTATCCGTGTTCAGGCGTCGGTTTCGGCAGATGTTCGCCATCTCATGGAGGCTGTACTTCCACTTGCCAGGATTGCTCGTTACAGCGACGTTCGCAAAACAGAAGCTGCGAATGTGCTGCCCATTCTTGATGGAATGTTTGATCGAATTCTCGTTGGACTGATTTCGGCCTGCTTGGCCCTTGACGATTCGGCAGCAGAGACAATGCTCGAAGGCCTGTCAAAGGCTCAACAAGCGATTGATTTGCTTGGTGACGAAACTTTGCAGTCAGAGTGGAATGTTCGGTTGCGAAAATTGCTTACCAGCAAGGTGAATGGATTGCTGCGCGGCTGGGCGTGTCGACTCCTTTTAGAGAAAGACGAAATCGAAAAGGAAGAATTTGACCGTCTGACAAGACTCGAACTTTCGCCAGTGACAGAGACCTCAGTGGCGGCAACCTGGTTGACCGGACTTCTCAAGGGAAGCGGGCTACTTCTAGTGCATCAGGAGACACTTTGGGAAATTTTCGACGAATGGCTCCGCCGGCTTAAAGTCGAAACCTTTGTGGAAATGCTTCCAGTGTTACGTCGGGCGTTTAGCGATTTCAATACCGCTGAACGGCGTCAAATGGGTGAGAAAGTGAAATTTCTCACTGATCGGAGATCGACGATTGTCGACTCTACCGAGAGCGAAAATGGAGACGAGATCAACCATGAACGAGCTGCCAAAGTTCTTCCAGTTCTCACTGAGATCATGGGAGGGGATTTGAAATGA
- a CDS encoding VWA domain-containing protein — MSQPQRSSEEHERLKRWRLVLGADSEPEPDSGHGLPGGIEGLDVQLEGDELQMDKVLQALYDSDRKSGLGKTSPKVNRWLGDIRTYFSSSNVRMMQKDALERLKLHKMLLEPETLEHIEADVHLVGTLVSLKGIIPQKTKETARKVVRKVVDEIERKLRNPLLEAVRGALSKVTRSQRPRSSEIDWDRTIRKNLRNYLPEQKTIIPERLVGYGRKQSSLRDIILCVDQSGSMATSVVYSSIFAAVLASMRAVSTKLVVFDTEIADLTELLQDPVDVLFGAQLGGGTDINRAVGYCQQLVERPDQTIMVIITDLYEGGDVYGLLGRIARLVASGVTVVCLLSLSDDGAPMYNDQLAANFAELGVPAFACTPDLFPDLMASAIQKQDLNSWAAMNNIVVRGHEEAFHHDESSSMS; from the coding sequence ATGAGTCAGCCACAACGCTCCTCGGAGGAACACGAACGGCTCAAACGCTGGCGTTTAGTGCTTGGGGCAGATTCAGAGCCTGAGCCTGATTCCGGACATGGTCTGCCGGGAGGGATAGAAGGGCTGGATGTTCAGTTAGAAGGTGACGAACTGCAAATGGACAAAGTCTTGCAGGCGTTGTACGACTCTGATCGCAAATCAGGACTGGGGAAAACATCACCTAAAGTCAATCGTTGGTTGGGAGATATTCGCACGTACTTCAGTTCCTCAAACGTTCGTATGATGCAAAAAGACGCACTCGAACGGTTGAAGCTTCACAAGATGCTGCTGGAGCCGGAAACTCTGGAACATATCGAAGCGGATGTTCATCTCGTGGGGACGCTGGTTTCCCTGAAGGGAATTATTCCACAGAAAACAAAAGAGACCGCCCGCAAAGTGGTTCGAAAAGTCGTTGATGAAATTGAACGCAAGCTCCGGAATCCTTTGCTCGAAGCGGTGCGTGGAGCGTTGAGTAAAGTGACTCGCTCGCAACGTCCGCGTTCAAGTGAAATCGACTGGGACCGCACCATTCGAAAGAACTTACGAAACTATCTTCCCGAACAAAAAACGATCATCCCAGAGCGGTTGGTTGGGTATGGTCGGAAGCAGTCTTCTCTGAGAGACATCATTCTTTGTGTCGATCAGAGTGGATCAATGGCGACTTCAGTGGTCTACTCCAGTATCTTTGCTGCTGTTCTGGCTTCAATGAGAGCAGTCAGCACGAAGCTTGTTGTCTTTGATACCGAAATTGCTGATTTGACGGAGTTGCTCCAAGATCCCGTCGATGTTCTGTTCGGCGCTCAACTCGGAGGCGGAACGGATATCAATCGGGCGGTCGGATATTGTCAGCAACTCGTTGAACGCCCCGACCAGACGATTATGGTCATCATCACAGATCTCTATGAAGGAGGCGATGTTTACGGGCTACTTGGACGAATTGCACGGCTAGTCGCTTCAGGCGTGACTGTTGTATGTCTGTTGTCTCTTAGCGATGATGGGGCTCCAATGTATAACGATCAGTTAGCTGCGAACTTCGCAGAACTCGGTGTCCCAGCGTTTGCGTGTACTCCAGATCTCTTTCCAGATCTGATGGCAAGTGCAATTCAAAAACAGGATTTGAATTCCTGGGCAGCCATGAACAATATCGTGGTTCGCGGACATGAAGAAGCTTTTCACCACGACGAGTCGTCAAGCATGTCGTAG
- a CDS encoding DinB family protein, which yields MARSTGNCIADSLQLCLGYAERLLKDIPAESFGRFATVGGETVNSNHPAFILGHLSLYPIRVLTELGQDPADAITPENYESLFSDKVTCQDDVDGTLYPPMEEIKEYFFKGYGAALEKLRAAEDEIFLQDNPAEGRLKELFPTIGSMHAFYVGGHVMVHLGQLSAWRRMQGMGPA from the coding sequence ATGGCTCGTTCGACTGGAAATTGTATCGCTGATTCGCTTCAACTCTGTTTGGGATATGCCGAAAGACTTTTGAAAGACATCCCGGCTGAATCGTTCGGTCGCTTTGCTACTGTCGGTGGAGAGACTGTCAACTCTAATCATCCGGCGTTTATTCTGGGGCATCTCAGTTTGTACCCGATTCGAGTTCTCACGGAACTTGGACAGGACCCGGCCGATGCCATCACACCAGAGAACTATGAGTCGCTCTTCAGCGACAAGGTCACTTGCCAGGATGACGTCGACGGAACGCTTTATCCTCCGATGGAGGAAATCAAAGAGTATTTCTTCAAGGGCTACGGAGCAGCTTTAGAGAAACTGCGAGCCGCCGAAGATGAAATTTTTCTTCAAGACAACCCTGCTGAAGGTCGCCTCAAGGAACTCTTCCCAACGATAGGTTCGATGCATGCGTTCTATGTCGGTGGGCATGTCATGGTTCATCTCGGACAATTGAGTGCATGGCGTCGTATGCAAGGGATGGGACCTGCATAG
- a CDS encoding DUF997 family protein, with product MSSSNADPVYVHSKNEAYLILIVWALSFAWTVPYCYFTGYQTTSENWELTLTMGIPSWIFWGVAFPWCVSGLLSILICLFFIKDDDLGQADDELPLDE from the coding sequence ATGAGTTCTTCGAACGCCGATCCTGTCTACGTCCATTCAAAAAATGAAGCCTATCTCATTCTGATTGTTTGGGCGCTCAGCTTTGCCTGGACTGTACCCTACTGCTACTTCACCGGATACCAGACGACTAGCGAGAATTGGGAGTTGACGCTCACGATGGGGATCCCTTCCTGGATCTTCTGGGGCGTTGCATTCCCCTGGTGTGTCTCTGGTCTGTTGTCGATTTTGATCTGTCTCTTCTTCATCAAAGATGATGATCTCGGTCAAGCTGACGACGAACTTCCGCTCGATGAATAA
- a CDS encoding sodium:solute symporter family transporter, giving the protein MSSISNFQILAVNASDAAIWTFVVYTLLVFVIAGFANNLLKGRSFLSEYFLGSRGLGVWAFALTFAATSASGGSFTGFPAKIYTHGWILALWIASYMVYPLCTMGLLGKRVNQVARKSGAITIPDVLRDRFDSRSFGLVATLLIVFFLSFNLIAQFKAGSVILQTLIQDVDAFKGLSGFVGSSVSGMDFFSEVDPGYFTCLVLFGVLVIVYTTYGGFHAVVWTDVMQGVVMIAGVAIMLPLTLSQVGGLRSGTEQMARMIPPRIGTASMELADSTDSPRALTNIWIAQTNSDDIRQIYRLSGSIAIPAGEKVIDDIPVVEIRTPEEVERLWDKFFSELPESAWHQIGPAESNIRQAAVEGNFVLGATESGIDILCTFGEFQDFEYGAERTGHYVSGPAPMPPKPDQDDGPTDAEVAAAAGFLPLGMAISFFFMWAISGTGQPQYMVRLMAFKDSKTLRRAIITVTIYYGLIYFPLVVIFCYSRILLPGMENEADRIMPAMAVTLTENAGYGWLAGLLVAAPFAAVMSTVDSFLLVISSALVRDVYQRNISPNASETTIKRLCYLTTLVIGTIALVCAINPPAYLQDIIVYVGSGLAACFLFPVVALLFWKRSNTAGCLGSMLVGFGTHLFMHVLSWWRGGEFTDPVNLFGFSPVVVALAASLIAVLVITPITPKPAEHLVKKYFEKE; this is encoded by the coding sequence ATGTCTTCGATTTCCAATTTTCAGATCCTCGCCGTCAATGCCTCTGATGCTGCGATCTGGACGTTTGTGGTTTACACGCTTCTTGTCTTTGTCATCGCCGGCTTTGCAAATAATCTTCTCAAAGGGCGAAGCTTTCTGAGTGAATACTTTCTGGGTAGTCGCGGATTGGGAGTTTGGGCATTCGCTTTAACATTCGCTGCAACGAGCGCATCGGGAGGAAGCTTCACCGGGTTTCCCGCTAAAATCTACACTCATGGTTGGATTCTGGCACTCTGGATCGCCAGTTATATGGTCTATCCATTGTGTACAATGGGACTGCTGGGAAAACGTGTGAATCAGGTCGCGCGGAAAAGCGGAGCGATTACGATTCCGGATGTTCTACGAGATCGTTTCGACAGCCGCAGTTTCGGTTTGGTTGCAACGCTCTTGATTGTCTTTTTTCTCTCTTTCAATCTCATTGCACAGTTCAAAGCTGGGAGTGTGATTCTGCAAACACTGATTCAGGATGTCGACGCTTTTAAAGGCTTGAGCGGCTTCGTGGGGAGTTCGGTCAGCGGAATGGATTTCTTCTCAGAAGTCGATCCCGGATACTTTACTTGCCTGGTTCTTTTCGGTGTTCTCGTCATCGTCTATACCACGTACGGCGGATTCCATGCAGTTGTTTGGACGGACGTGATGCAAGGGGTCGTGATGATCGCTGGTGTTGCCATCATGCTGCCGTTAACACTCTCGCAAGTTGGTGGACTCAGGTCGGGAACCGAACAGATGGCGAGGATGATTCCGCCACGGATCGGAACTGCTTCAATGGAACTGGCTGACTCCACTGATTCACCGAGAGCACTCACAAACATCTGGATCGCACAAACGAATTCAGACGACATTCGGCAGATTTACCGGCTTAGCGGGTCGATCGCAATTCCAGCTGGGGAGAAGGTGATTGACGACATTCCCGTCGTGGAAATTCGGACCCCAGAAGAAGTCGAAAGGCTATGGGACAAATTTTTCTCTGAATTACCAGAGAGCGCATGGCATCAAATTGGTCCAGCAGAGTCGAATATCCGACAAGCAGCTGTCGAGGGAAATTTCGTTCTGGGAGCAACTGAGTCTGGGATCGACATCCTTTGTACGTTTGGAGAGTTTCAAGACTTTGAGTATGGAGCCGAGCGGACTGGTCACTATGTTTCCGGACCTGCTCCAATGCCACCAAAGCCTGATCAGGACGATGGTCCCACCGATGCAGAAGTCGCAGCTGCTGCGGGATTCCTCCCGCTTGGTATGGCGATCTCCTTCTTCTTCATGTGGGCGATTTCAGGAACTGGTCAGCCGCAATACATGGTTCGGTTGATGGCATTCAAAGATTCGAAAACGCTTCGTCGAGCGATTATTACCGTGACGATTTATTACGGGCTCATCTATTTTCCGTTAGTCGTCATCTTCTGCTATTCACGAATTCTTCTACCCGGTATGGAGAATGAAGCAGACCGAATTATGCCTGCGATGGCGGTCACTCTTACAGAGAACGCAGGTTATGGATGGTTAGCAGGTCTTCTTGTTGCAGCCCCGTTCGCTGCTGTGATGTCAACTGTCGATAGTTTCTTACTCGTGATTTCTTCCGCGCTTGTTCGAGATGTTTATCAACGGAATATCAGCCCCAATGCGAGCGAGACGACGATCAAGCGTCTTTGTTATCTCACGACACTCGTCATCGGAACGATTGCCCTTGTCTGTGCCATCAACCCTCCTGCATATTTGCAGGACATCATCGTCTACGTCGGTTCAGGGTTGGCGGCCTGCTTCCTGTTCCCGGTCGTCGCGCTATTATTCTGGAAGCGATCAAATACTGCTGGTTGCCTGGGAAGTATGTTGGTTGGTTTCGGGACACATCTGTTTATGCACGTTCTCAGCTGGTGGCGAGGTGGTGAGTTTACCGATCCAGTCAACCTCTTTGGGTTTTCTCCTGTGGTCGTTGCACTGGCGGCGTCTCTCATTGCAGTGCTTGTGATTACTCCGATCACTCCGAAACCGGCTGAGCACCTCGTGAAAAAATACTTCGAGAAAGAATAG
- a CDS encoding amidohydrolase has protein sequence MLSLRCAAILTFFSLLAQPILAQNKKEVLSSVKALEPTAWENAQQIWEWAEPGYKEEKSSKLLADWLEDAGFKVQHGVGKIPTAFTATIGEGKPVIAILGEYDALPGLAQNAVPYQEQPKGKYYGHGCGHHLFGVASASAAISLAKQIQAGHIKGTLRYYGCPAEEGGSAKVFLVRAGLFDDVDLALHWHPSSRNAAGDRSSLARIAVKFRFHGTSSHAAAAPEQGRSALDAVELTNFGTQLLREHVPDKTRIHYVISSGGDAPNIVPNFAEVYYYVRHPSSDVVRNIYERVVKCAEAGALATETRLEIRNEGGIVEIMPNNALSEVTRRNLKELNDLKYTDEDIKFALKLQETMPAPRSLDSIQIVVNTRGETGQGSTDVGDVSWVVPTTGFNAACWVPGTPGHSWQAVACGNTPIAKYGMTLAARTLAATAYDLFHSPDIVQQANDELQRRLGERKYKPLVAPDQLPPFNYRDRTSSP, from the coding sequence ATGCTCTCTCTTCGTTGCGCTGCCATCTTGACGTTCTTTTCATTATTGGCACAACCAATTCTCGCTCAGAATAAAAAGGAAGTTCTCTCGTCGGTCAAGGCACTAGAACCGACCGCATGGGAGAATGCTCAGCAAATCTGGGAGTGGGCGGAACCTGGCTACAAGGAAGAGAAATCGTCGAAGCTACTCGCTGACTGGCTCGAAGATGCAGGGTTCAAAGTTCAGCACGGAGTTGGAAAAATCCCCACAGCTTTCACCGCGACGATCGGTGAAGGAAAACCTGTCATTGCTATTCTCGGTGAATATGATGCTCTTCCGGGACTGGCTCAGAATGCTGTCCCATATCAGGAGCAACCCAAGGGAAAATACTACGGTCATGGATGCGGGCATCACCTGTTCGGTGTCGCCTCTGCATCTGCTGCGATCTCTTTGGCGAAACAAATTCAGGCAGGGCACATCAAAGGAACTCTCCGCTATTATGGATGCCCGGCGGAAGAAGGTGGAAGCGCGAAAGTGTTTCTCGTCCGAGCTGGGCTGTTCGATGATGTCGACCTTGCTTTGCATTGGCACCCAAGTAGCCGAAACGCAGCTGGCGATCGATCATCACTTGCACGAATCGCCGTCAAATTCCGGTTCCACGGAACGAGTTCTCATGCAGCCGCTGCTCCTGAACAAGGCCGCTCGGCGCTCGATGCCGTTGAACTCACAAACTTCGGCACGCAGCTGCTCCGAGAACATGTTCCTGACAAAACTCGCATCCACTATGTCATCAGCTCTGGTGGAGACGCCCCAAACATTGTGCCGAACTTCGCGGAAGTCTATTACTACGTCCGTCACCCGAGTTCAGATGTTGTCCGGAACATCTACGAACGTGTCGTGAAGTGTGCCGAAGCAGGAGCACTGGCCACGGAAACACGCCTCGAAATTCGCAACGAAGGTGGCATTGTCGAGATCATGCCGAACAACGCTCTTTCCGAAGTGACGCGAAGAAACCTCAAGGAATTGAATGACTTGAAGTACACCGATGAGGACATCAAGTTCGCACTCAAGCTTCAGGAGACCATGCCTGCCCCGCGATCGCTGGATTCAATACAAATCGTAGTCAATACACGCGGAGAAACAGGGCAAGGGTCGACAGATGTGGGCGACGTTTCCTGGGTTGTTCCGACAACCGGATTCAACGCAGCCTGTTGGGTCCCGGGGACTCCCGGTCACTCCTGGCAAGCTGTCGCCTGCGGCAATACTCCAATCGCCAAATACGGAATGACGCTCGCCGCCCGAACACTGGCAGCGACGGCTTACGACCTCTTTCACTCTCCTGACATCGTCCAGCAAGCCAATGATGAATTGCAAAGACGCCTCGGTGAACGAAAATACAAACCTCTCGTCGCCCCCGATCAACTTCCTCCGTTCAACTACCGAGACCGCACCAGCTCACCTTAA